One window of Dehalobacterium formicoaceticum genomic DNA carries:
- the rhuM gene encoding RhuM family protein, with amino-acid sequence MVSAYLEFAEMQARRRIPMYMADWIETLDGFLKLSKHEILTHAGKISAKTAELKAKEEYNKYKDLHLGDVSQAEKGYIKALEDMEMKLLNGNNKK; translated from the coding sequence ATAGTTTCTGCTTACCTAGAATTTGCTGAAATGCAAGCTCGCAGAAGAATACCTATGTATATGGCTGATTGGATTGAGACTTTGGATGGATTTCTGAAATTGTCCAAGCATGAAATACTTACCCATGCTGGGAAGATCAGTGCTAAAACAGCTGAACTTAAGGCAAAGGAAGAATATAATAAATATAAAGATTTGCATTTAGGGGATGTTTCTCAGGCAGAGAAGGGTTATATAAAGGCTTTGGAAGATATGGAAATGAAGTTGTTAAATGGGAACAATAAAAAATAA
- a CDS encoding IS4 family transposase, which produces MTSILPKKIASEKESANYVANFFKEHKIGQTLKQSNFFKQKGFPCKDLLQFLVTLIFMGKNLWRYLNTDANNAPFQKDAVYRFLNNCYYNWRKFLLLLSSQIIQNHIVPLTDEKRVNVFIIDDSLFSRSRSKAVELLARVYDHVEHKYVRGFRMLTLGWSDGNTFLPLAFSLLSSEKESNRLQGMNAMDKRTNGYKRRKEAIHKSTEVLLELLKQAKAYMVPASYLLFDSWFSFPVVIRKVLEQQLHTICMLKSMPTVKYEYQGQNLTLNKLYAAVKKKRGRAKVLASIIVEIGQMSSGEPVQAKIVFVRDRRAKKKWLALLTTDTELPDEEVIRIYGKRWNIEVFFKMSKSYLGLSKEFQGRSYDSMVAHVTIVFIRYIMLALESRNGEDPRTIGNLFYICCDELQDISLVEALQRIFFLMEQFLQEQLQLAEAEIRKLIDFLISNLPSFFKERLAVSFCES; this is translated from the coding sequence GTGACTTCTATATTACCAAAAAAAATAGCTTCTGAAAAGGAGTCAGCCAATTACGTTGCAAACTTTTTCAAGGAACATAAAATTGGCCAAACATTAAAGCAGTCGAACTTTTTTAAACAGAAGGGCTTTCCTTGCAAAGACCTACTACAGTTTCTTGTGACGCTGATCTTTATGGGCAAAAACCTATGGCGCTATCTGAACACCGATGCCAACAACGCCCCATTTCAAAAAGATGCTGTCTACCGATTTCTGAACAACTGCTACTACAACTGGCGTAAGTTCTTGCTGCTGCTCAGCTCCCAGATCATTCAAAACCACATCGTACCGCTCACTGACGAGAAGCGAGTCAATGTCTTTATCATCGATGACTCCCTTTTCAGTCGATCCCGAAGCAAGGCAGTAGAACTTCTGGCTAGGGTCTACGACCATGTGGAACACAAATACGTCCGAGGCTTCCGAATGCTAACCTTGGGTTGGTCAGACGGCAACACCTTTTTGCCTCTAGCCTTCTCCCTGCTTAGCTCAGAGAAGGAATCGAACCGACTACAAGGCATGAATGCTATGGACAAACGGACAAACGGCTATAAGAGACGTAAAGAGGCTATCCACAAGAGCACTGAAGTGTTGTTGGAACTGCTAAAACAAGCCAAGGCGTACATGGTTCCGGCCAGCTACCTCCTGTTTGACAGTTGGTTTTCCTTTCCCGTCGTGATCAGAAAGGTATTGGAACAGCAACTTCACACCATCTGTATGCTTAAGTCGATGCCCACAGTCAAATATGAATACCAGGGACAAAATCTCACCCTGAACAAGCTGTATGCCGCAGTCAAAAAGAAACGGGGTCGGGCCAAAGTCCTTGCCTCTATCATTGTAGAAATTGGCCAGATGTCAAGCGGCGAACCAGTACAAGCTAAGATCGTATTTGTCAGGGACAGAAGAGCCAAGAAGAAATGGCTAGCGCTCCTCACCACCGATACTGAACTTCCGGATGAAGAGGTCATCCGCATTTATGGGAAGCGTTGGAACATCGAGGTTTTCTTCAAGATGTCCAAGTCCTATCTCGGGTTGTCCAAAGAGTTTCAGGGACGTTCTTATGATTCCATGGTGGCGCACGTTACCATCGTGTTTATCCGATACATCATGCTGGCTTTGGAGAGCCGAAACGGTGAAGACCCGAGAACCATTGGCAACCTTTTCTACATCTGTTGCGACGAGTTACAGGATATCAGCTTAGTGGAGGCGCTACAGAGAATCTTCTTCCTAATGGAACAATTTTTACAAGAGCAACTACAACTGGCAGAGGCAGAAATCCGCAAACTGATTGACTTCTTAATCAGCAATTTACCCTCGTTTTTCAAGGAACGACTGGCTGTTTCTTTCTGCGAAAGTTGA
- a CDS encoding RNA methyltransferase yields MWERDTTASTCIPKYHRPPDSYINITVAFGNGDGMIPLDNLGAFSNRLPLTNIASKAEVYKPKPKTTYNMIKDYVLNKYSFNVHTAYIAEVKRSLGLPMLDAPNAVETLKSPRKHPTPIQVVAIKEALSHFEVI; encoded by the coding sequence TTGTGGGAGAGAGATACAACCGCCTCAACGTGTATTCCAAAATACCACAGACCTCCAGACAGCTACATCAATATAACGGTAGCCTTCGGTAATGGCGATGGAATGATTCCATTGGATAACCTTGGCGCTTTTAGCAACAGGCTTCCTCTTACTAATATAGCCTCAAAAGCAGAGGTATACAAGCCAAAACCCAAAACAACTTACAATATGATTAAGGACTATGTCCTAAATAAATATAGCTTCAATGTGCATACCGCATACATTGCTGAAGTCAAACGCAGTTTAGGACTTCCTATGCTCGATGCACCTAATGCAGTCGAAACACTAAAAAGCCCTCGAAAGCACCCCACTCCTATTCAAGTCGTTGCTATTAAAGAAGCGCTTAGTCATTTTGAAGTCATTTAG
- a CDS encoding ParA family protein: MNANVIAITNQKGGVGKTTTCVNLGIGLALEGKKVLLIDTDPQGSLSISLGYPQPDKLPITLATVMSNLLTDKPIDCKDGILTHAEGVDLLPANIELSGMEVSLVNAMSRETVLKQYIDTLRKQYDYVLLDCMPSLGMLTVNALAAADSVIIPVQAQYLPVKGLEQLLQTIHKVRKQINPKLKIDGVLLTMVDNRTNFAKDIGSLLRETYGGNMKVFSVEIPHSVRAAETSAEGKSIFAHDPKGKVAESYKDLTKEVLKIEKLRQKNKSDIGR, from the coding sequence GTGAATGCTAATGTAATCGCCATCACTAACCAAAAAGGCGGTGTCGGGAAAACAACCACCTGTGTCAATTTAGGTATAGGGCTAGCACTTGAAGGTAAAAAAGTACTGCTGATAGACACTGATCCCCAAGGCAGTTTATCTATCAGCTTAGGATATCCGCAACCTGATAAACTCCCTATCACCCTCGCTACTGTCATGAGTAATTTACTGACGGACAAGCCCATTGATTGTAAAGATGGCATCTTAACGCATGCTGAAGGTGTGGATTTACTCCCTGCCAATATTGAACTTTCCGGCATGGAAGTATCTCTCGTAAATGCTATGAGCCGTGAAACCGTCTTAAAACAATATATCGACACTTTAAGAAAGCAATATGACTATGTGCTTTTAGACTGTATGCCTTCCCTTGGAATGCTGACAGTTAACGCCCTTGCTGCGGCAGACAGTGTGATTATTCCTGTGCAGGCTCAATATCTGCCTGTTAAGGGATTGGAACAGCTCTTGCAAACTATTCATAAGGTTCGCAAACAGATTAACCCCAAATTGAAGATAGATGGTGTTCTGCTGACAATGGTGGACAACCGCACCAATTTTGCTAAGGACATCGGCTCTTTGCTCCGTGAAACTTACGGAGGCAATATGAAGGTTTTTTCGGTAGAAATCCCCCATTCTGTGCGAGCTGCTGAAACCAGTGCTGAGGGAAAGAGCATATTTGCCCATGACCCAAAGGGGAAAGTTGCTGAAAGTTATAAGGATTTGACGAAGGAGGTGTTGAAAATTGAAAAGCTCCGCCAAAAAAATAAGTCTGACATCGGTAGATGA
- a CDS encoding ParB/RepB/Spo0J family partition protein: protein MKSSAKKISLTSVDDLFSTEESRVDEQREKIVEIPLSELHPFKDHPFKVIDNEAMFDTAESIKQYGVLVPAIARPREDGGYELVSGHRRKRACELASLETMPVIIRNLDDDAATIIMVDSNLQRENILPSERAFAYKLKLSAMKRQAGRPAKENGSQFGNNLSGKKSSELLAEQTGESKNQIFRYIRLTELVPELLSMVDEKKIAFNPAVELSYLKSDEQLLLIDAMDTEQSTPSLSQAQRLKKFSAEGNCTLEAMCAIMSEEKKGEPDKVTLTGDKIKKYFPKNYTPQQMEATIIKLLEGWHKKRTQDQER from the coding sequence TTGAAAAGCTCCGCCAAAAAAATAAGTCTGACATCGGTAGATGATTTGTTTTCTACTGAAGAAAGCCGTGTCGATGAACAAAGAGAAAAGATTGTTGAGATACCCCTATCAGAACTCCATCCCTTCAAAGATCATCCCTTTAAGGTAATTGATAATGAAGCAATGTTCGATACTGCTGAAAGCATCAAACAGTATGGTGTGCTTGTGCCTGCTATTGCAAGACCTAGAGAAGATGGCGGCTATGAACTTGTATCAGGACACCGACGTAAAAGAGCTTGTGAGCTTGCTTCGCTTGAAACCATGCCCGTTATTATCCGTAACCTTGACGACGATGCTGCCACTATCATTATGGTTGACAGCAATTTGCAGCGAGAAAATATACTGCCTAGTGAACGAGCTTTTGCCTACAAACTAAAACTATCTGCTATGAAAAGACAGGCAGGCAGACCGGCAAAAGAAAATGGTTCCCAATTTGGGAATAATTTATCGGGTAAAAAATCAAGCGAACTGTTAGCAGAGCAAACAGGCGAAAGCAAAAACCAAATATTTCGCTATATTCGCTTAACCGAGCTGGTCCCCGAACTCCTTTCAATGGTGGATGAAAAGAAAATTGCCTTTAACCCGGCAGTGGAACTGTCCTATCTAAAATCAGATGAGCAACTCCTTTTGATTGATGCAATGGATACAGAACAATCTACCCCTTCTCTTTCACAGGCTCAGCGACTCAAAAAATTCAGTGCAGAAGGCAACTGCACACTTGAGGCGATGTGTGCCATTATGAGCGAGGAAAAGAAAGGTGAACCCGATAAAGTTACACTGACTGGCGATAAAATCAAGAAGTACTTTCCTAAGAACTACACCCCGCAACAAATGGAGGCTACGATTATCAAGCTCCTAGAAGGGTGGCACAAAAAACGTACACAAGATCAAGAACGATAG
- a CDS encoding DUF6017 domain-containing protein, whose amino-acid sequence MAVFRVEKTKDYTVMANHHLRNVALSLKAKGLLSLMLSLPENWDYTTKGLSCICKDGIDSINATIKELEEHGYVVRRRTRNEKGQLTSIEYTILEQPQLLDNSELSPKRENPILDKPILDNPTLEKPILEKPKLGEPILVKPHQLNTNTSKTNSLNPDVLNIDSSNPYQSNPNPIKNFPQKRIGYEEIGCDTAQEVKEMVLENLEYECISQRYNDDRLDEIVDLMVETLCSTKPTINIAGEEYPAQLVKEKLLRINSSHIEYVFFCLDKNTTYIRNIRRYLLATLFNAPSTIDHYYTALVKHDFGGRP is encoded by the coding sequence TTGGCAGTTTTCAGAGTAGAAAAGACAAAGGATTACACCGTGATGGCAAATCATCATTTGCGAAATGTTGCGCTTTCCCTCAAGGCAAAAGGACTGCTCTCCCTCATGCTTTCTCTGCCGGAAAACTGGGATTACACCACTAAGGGACTTTCCTGCATTTGCAAAGATGGTATTGATAGCATCAACGCCACCATCAAAGAGCTTGAAGAACATGGGTATGTTGTCCGAAGAAGAACACGAAACGAAAAAGGGCAACTCACCAGCATAGAATATACAATTCTTGAGCAGCCTCAACTCCTTGATAATAGCGAGCTTTCACCTAAACGGGAAAATCCAATCTTGGATAAGCCAATATTGGATAACCCAACACTGGAAAAACCTATATTGGAAAAACCTAAACTGGGTGAACCTATCTTGGTAAAACCCCACCAATTAAATACTAATACATCAAAGACTAATTCATTAAATCCTGATGTATTAAATATTGATTCATCAAATCCTTATCAATCAAATCCTAATCCAATAAAAAACTTCCCTCAAAAACGGATTGGATATGAGGAGATAGGATGTGATACTGCCCAAGAAGTAAAAGAAATGGTCTTGGAAAACCTTGAATATGAGTGCATCAGTCAGCGCTACAATGACGATCGCCTCGATGAAATTGTTGATCTCATGGTGGAAACATTATGTTCGACCAAGCCTACAATCAACATTGCAGGTGAAGAATATCCTGCACAGCTTGTCAAAGAAAAGCTTCTTCGGATAAATAGCTCGCATATCGAGTATGTGTTTTTCTGCCTTGATAAGAATACCACTTACATCCGCAATATTAGGCGTTACCTTCTTGCCACCCTTTTTAATGCGCCATCCACCATTGACCATTACTATACTGCACTGGTGAAACATGATTTTGGTGGCAGGCCATAG
- a CDS encoding PcfB family protein, translated as MQEEVENKTVALAINVTKLTARELKTAILKYLESQKNRARSRDSPKIPHGKQSVKSLAIQNQGMTSIEITDQNIKSFERVARKYGVDFAVQKDKSVIPPKYIVFFKGRDADAITAAFTEFTATAVKKAARPSVLSQLKKFTELVKNTVSDRIKNKEKEQSR; from the coding sequence ATGCAAGAAGAAGTAGAAAATAAAACAGTGGCATTGGCTATCAATGTTACTAAACTCACCGCTAGAGAGCTAAAGACAGCCATTCTCAAATATTTAGAATCTCAAAAAAATAGGGCCAGAAGTCGTGACAGCCCTAAAATTCCCCATGGCAAACAGAGCGTCAAATCTCTGGCCATACAAAATCAAGGCATGACAAGCATTGAGATAACGGATCAGAACATTAAGAGCTTTGAGCGCGTGGCAAGAAAATACGGTGTAGATTTTGCAGTTCAAAAAGACAAAAGTGTGATACCCCCAAAGTACATTGTGTTTTTCAAAGGGAGAGACGCCGATGCCATCACTGCTGCTTTCACTGAATTTACTGCCACAGCTGTTAAAAAGGCAGCCCGTCCGTCTGTGCTATCACAACTCAAGAAGTTCACCGAGCTTGTTAAAAACACCGTTTCAGACAGGATCAAGAACAAAGAGAAGGAGCAAAGTCGATGA
- a CDS encoding VirD4-like conjugal transfer protein, CD1115 family → MNEKTKRLLLLNIPYLVLALLFTKASQAWRFAVGYDFASKFLNLTSGFALAFENPLPSLHSQDLLIGFLFGAVLRLVVYVKGKNAKKYRKGIEYGSARWGNTEDIRPFADPLFHKNVILTKTESLTMSSRPKNPKHARNKNVLIVGGSGSGKTRFWLKPNLMQCHSSYVVTDPKGSIVVECGKMLLRNGYKIKILNTINFKKSMRYNPFAYIKSEKDILKLVTTLIANTKGEGKAGDDFWVKAETLLYTALIGYIYFEAPENEQNFSTLIEFINASEVREDDEDFQNPVDLMFETLEKKDPQHFAVRQYKKYKLAAGKTAKSILISCGARLAPFDIKELRELTAYDELELDTLGDKKTALFIIISDTDDTFNFLVSMAYTQLFNLLCDKADDVYGGRLPIHVRCLIDEAANIGQIPKLEKLMATIRSREISACLVLQAQSQLKALYKDNADTIIGNCDSMIFLGGKEKTTLKDLSETLGKETIDMFNTSDTRGAQRSYGLNYQKLGKELMSMDELAVMDGGKCILQLRGVRPFLSEKYDITKHPQYKYLSDFDKRNTFNIEKYLSTKLKPKPDEVYDVYEIDLTDETETA, encoded by the coding sequence ATGAACGAAAAGACAAAAAGGCTGCTCCTTTTGAATATCCCATACCTTGTTTTAGCTTTGCTTTTTACAAAAGCATCTCAGGCATGGCGGTTTGCAGTAGGGTATGACTTTGCCAGTAAGTTTTTAAACCTGACAAGCGGTTTTGCTCTAGCCTTTGAAAATCCCTTACCAAGTCTTCACTCCCAAGACCTGCTCATAGGCTTTCTATTCGGTGCTGTGCTTCGCCTTGTGGTTTATGTCAAAGGCAAAAACGCTAAAAAGTATCGAAAAGGAATCGAGTACGGCTCGGCAAGATGGGGAAACACGGAGGATATCCGCCCTTTTGCAGACCCCTTATTTCACAAAAATGTAATCCTGACAAAAACAGAAAGTCTCACCATGTCGAGTCGCCCTAAAAACCCAAAACATGCAAGAAATAAAAATGTGCTGATTGTAGGCGGCTCTGGCTCAGGTAAAACACGGTTTTGGCTGAAGCCCAACTTAATGCAGTGCCATAGTTCTTATGTGGTCACTGATCCAAAGGGCAGCATTGTAGTGGAATGTGGAAAAATGTTGCTTCGAAACGGCTATAAAATCAAAATCTTAAACACCATCAATTTCAAGAAGTCCATGCGCTATAACCCCTTCGCCTACATAAAAAGCGAAAAGGATATCTTGAAACTCGTCACAACTCTGATAGCCAACACAAAAGGTGAAGGTAAAGCGGGTGACGATTTTTGGGTCAAAGCTGAAACCCTGCTCTATACAGCACTCATTGGCTACATTTACTTTGAGGCTCCAGAAAATGAACAGAATTTTTCCACTCTCATCGAATTTATCAACGCCTCGGAGGTGCGTGAAGATGATGAGGATTTTCAAAATCCAGTTGACCTCATGTTTGAAACATTAGAAAAAAAAGACCCTCAGCATTTTGCTGTAAGGCAATACAAGAAGTACAAACTAGCCGCTGGCAAAACAGCAAAAAGCATACTCATCAGCTGTGGCGCAAGGCTTGCTCCATTTGATATCAAAGAGCTTCGTGAGCTGACTGCTTACGATGAACTGGAGCTTGATACCTTGGGAGACAAAAAGACCGCCCTCTTTATCATCATCAGTGATACTGACGATACCTTTAACTTCCTGGTATCTATGGCATATACGCAGCTTTTTAATCTCTTATGTGATAAGGCTGATGATGTATATGGTGGCAGGCTGCCCATTCATGTCCGATGCCTGATTGACGAGGCAGCAAATATCGGACAGATCCCCAAACTTGAAAAACTCATGGCTACAATCCGTAGCCGTGAAATCTCTGCTTGTCTTGTATTGCAGGCACAAAGCCAGTTAAAGGCTCTCTACAAGGACAATGCCGATACCATCATCGGCAACTGCGACAGCATGATTTTTCTTGGGGGCAAGGAAAAAACTACCCTCAAGGATTTATCTGAAACCCTTGGCAAGGAAACCATTGATATGTTCAATACTTCCGACACCAGAGGTGCACAAAGAAGCTATGGGCTTAATTATCAAAAGCTGGGAAAGGAGCTAATGAGCATGGATGAGCTTGCTGTAATGGATGGCGGCAAGTGCATTTTACAGCTACGAGGTGTTCGCCCGTTTCTCTCGGAAAAGTACGATATAACCAAGCATCCCCAGTATAAGTACCTATCCGATTTTGATAAGAGAAACACTTTCAATATTGAAAAATATCTATCTACAAAGCTAAAACCAAAGCCTGATGAGGTCTATGATGTGTATGAAATTGACCTCACAGACGAAACCGAAACCGCCTAA
- a CDS encoding Maff2 family mobile element protein has protein sequence MAFFNEAVEVLQTLVIALGAGLGIWGVINLLEGYGNDNPGAKSQGMKQLMAGGGVALIGMTLVPLLSGLFS, from the coding sequence ATGGCGTTTTTTAATGAAGCAGTAGAAGTTTTGCAGACACTGGTTATTGCACTTGGTGCAGGTCTTGGAATTTGGGGAGTTATCAACTTGCTCGAAGGTTACGGAAACGATAACCCCGGTGCTAAATCACAAGGGATGAAACAGCTCATGGCAGGTGGTGGCGTAGCACTTATCGGCATGACGCTTGTTCCCCTACTCTCTGGCTTGTTCAGTTAA
- a CDS encoding VirB6/TrbL-like conjugal transfer protein, CD1112 family yields the protein MQSIIDSITEWLKELLISGITSNLSGMFDTVNSKVGEIAGEVGKTPSAWNGGVFSMIQSLSDNVIIPIAGIILTFVMCYELIQMVIEKNNLHDIETFMFFKWIFKTFVAVLIITNTFNIIMGIFDMSQHVVSNAAGVIISETNIDITTVIASMEERLKEMDLGPLLGLWLQSTLIGITMHALSICIFVIIYGRMIEIYLMTSMGAIPFATMVNREWGGMGQNYLRAMFALGFQAFLIMVCVGIYAVLVQSIAIDEDIIKAVWTCVGYTVLLCFSLFKTSSMAKSLFNAH from the coding sequence ATGCAAAGCATCATCGACAGCATTACCGAATGGTTAAAGGAGCTGCTTATTAGCGGTATTACATCGAATTTGTCGGGGATGTTCGATACCGTCAACAGCAAAGTTGGCGAGATTGCAGGCGAAGTGGGCAAGACACCATCGGCGTGGAACGGTGGTGTCTTTTCCATGATCCAAAGCCTATCCGATAACGTGATTATCCCCATTGCCGGTATAATTCTGACCTTTGTGATGTGCTACGAGCTGATACAAATGGTCATTGAAAAGAATAACCTTCATGATATTGAAACTTTTATGTTTTTCAAATGGATTTTTAAAACCTTTGTGGCTGTGCTGATTATTACAAATACCTTCAACATCATCATGGGAATTTTTGATATGTCTCAGCATGTTGTATCAAATGCCGCAGGTGTAATCATTTCTGAAACTAACATCGACATCACCACTGTTATCGCCAGTATGGAGGAAAGGCTCAAGGAAATGGATCTTGGCCCTCTGTTGGGACTGTGGTTGCAAAGCACACTAATAGGCATTACGATGCACGCTCTATCTATTTGCATCTTCGTCATCATCTATGGACGAATGATCGAAATCTATTTAATGACCTCCATGGGCGCAATCCCTTTTGCCACAATGGTTAATCGAGAATGGGGCGGCATGGGTCAAAACTATTTAAGAGCCATGTTCGCTCTTGGATTTCAGGCTTTTCTAATCATGGTTTGCGTAGGCATATATGCCGTGCTCGTCCAGTCCATTGCCATCGATGAAGATATTATCAAGGCTGTATGGACCTGTGTTGGCTATACTGTACTGCTCTGCTTTTCCCTATTTAAAACAAGCTCAATGGCGAAAAGCCTGTTTAATGCTCATTAA
- a CDS encoding PrgI family protein: MAYVSVPKDLSTVKTKVVFNLTKRQLICFSAALAVGLPVFFLTKDSTGTSSSTLMMIFTMLPLFMLAIYEKHGQPLEVILKHYIEVRFLKPKQRPYKTNNFYALLIRQDQLDKEVKHIVEGRKSISSKANKGRTTEN; encoded by the coding sequence ATGGCTTATGTATCTGTACCCAAAGATTTAAGTACCGTAAAAACAAAAGTCGTATTCAATTTGACCAAGCGACAGCTCATCTGTTTTTCTGCGGCACTTGCAGTAGGATTGCCAGTGTTCTTCCTCACAAAGGATAGCACTGGTACAAGTAGCTCAACGCTTATGATGATTTTCACTATGCTCCCTCTTTTCATGTTAGCCATATACGAGAAGCATGGGCAGCCACTGGAAGTCATCCTAAAACACTATATTGAGGTGCGTTTCTTGAAACCAAAACAGCGCCCTTACAAAACTAACAATTTCTATGCCCTACTCATACGGCAGGATCAATTGGACAAGGAGGTAAAGCACATTGTCGAAGGCAGAAAATCAATCTCGTCCAAAGCTAACAAAGGCAGAACGACAGAAAATTAA